A stretch of Portunus trituberculatus isolate SZX2019 chromosome 48, ASM1759143v1, whole genome shotgun sequence DNA encodes these proteins:
- the LOC123498399 gene encoding uncharacterized protein LOC123498399, which produces MQDGDTETPDPWWMRVNLHLRNMEKLTAAIGEGRTDISHARLLDEEADAMDELVDEGTDDPYLVTEGEVDYELYLSVESSLKNSSDLVDELIADAKADKVEIIVILVLLSLFFVMVLTGLIIALIRPWAKRSGLRPKRSQKAEDHAVAKDEGRTFPDAIFVQHSHVNMDPYRHHDTKI; this is translated from the exons ATGCAAGACGGGGACACAGAGACACCGGACCCGTGGTGGATGAGGGTCAACTtgcatctgcgcaacatggagAAACTGACGGCAGCGATCGGAGAAGGACGAACGGATATCAGCCACGCCCGTTTACTTGATGAGGAAGCCGACGCCATGGATGAACTGGTGGATGAGGGCACGGACGATCCCTACCTCGTGACGGAAGGAGAGGTGGACTACGAACTTTACCTGTCTGTAGAGAGCAGCTTGAAAAATTCTTCCGATCTCGTAGACGAACTGATTGCTGATGCTAAG GCTGACAAGGTGGAAATTATAGTCATCCTCGTGCTGTTGTCCCTCTTCTTCGTCATGGTGCTCACAGGCCTAATAATCGCTCTTATTCGACCATGGGCAAAGCGATCAGGCTTGAGACCCAAACGCAGCCAAAA AGCCGAAGATCACGCTGTGGCTAAGGATGAGGGACGAACTTTTCCTGATGCCATCTTCGTTCAACACTCGCACGTCAATATGGATCCCTACCGCCACCATGACACCAAGATCTAG
- the LOC123498397 gene encoding deformed epidermal autoregulatory factor 1-like isoform X1 has protein sequence MEDSVGCAGAGRPSGQGTLGSPRPPSAPLGKVVPAARDRLVDVITSPLRDVINPSHDVTLPGPEVTLTPTAALLTKGDCTSAASSSLLHEVPSPTTTTTTISITANVAAGLTPTTTTVTTTATASITTAKTTIKTTTTTALPDFKTTSNFNIEPDWKEAAQELVLWVRCKKTIAELHKNRFGSGSRGKCIKLGKEWFTPTEFEVHCGRSASKDWKRSIRFQGQSLLTLIEEGFLQMHATSCSCSACLHNEEAAGSIRLHRPFKRKRRERFFLNTEKALKHGIASNHSSPTPTVTLPVSGLGELAVVPGLVLGGATHSPAPLATPPTAGSSDTSPTVSFAGLPLDKAWERMSEILGGLQRNVSQAQILLDELRERTRQETLNLRQKLQQEKDEALAQAKIEAQLSNIAKSSEGFLVQVREDDGNQSLQPIMLDSLISNTPTLNSVAPINGVQKKQCVNCNRESDFECSGCQNRAYCSSFCQRRDWPSHQADCGRSSPTQEDPLNTVSQTPGYIFMLSD, from the exons ATGGAGGATAGTGTAGGATGTGCCGGGGCGGGGCGGCCTTCGGGGCAAGGCACACTCGGGTCACCTCGGCCTCCCTCGGCGCCGCTCGGCAAGGTCGTCCCCGCAGCTCGGGATCGGCTGGTTGACGTCATTACTTCTCCTCTGAGGGACGTCATCAaccccagccatgacgtcacgcTTCCTGGCCCTGAGGTTACCCTGACCCCCACGGCGGCACTGCTGACCAAG GGAGATTGTACATCTGCTGCAAGTTCCAGTCTCCTCCATGAGGTGCCTTcccctaccacaaccaccaccaccatctccatcacTGCCAATGTTGCTGCAGGCCTTACTCCGACCACTACTACagtcaccactactgccactgctagcATTACTACTGCCAAAACTACCATCaaaaccacaaccactactgccCTGCCAGACTTTAAAACCACCTCCAACTTCAACATTGAGCCAGACTGGAAGGAGGCAGCACAGGAGCTAGTGCTCTGGGTCAGATGCAAG AAAACCATTGCAGAACTCCATAAAAACAGATTTGGCTCAGGATCTCGTGGCAAGTGCATCAAATTGGGCAAGGAATGGTTCACTCCAACAGAGTTTGAGGTTCATTGTGGCCGTTCTGCCAGCAAAGACTGGAAACGGAGCATCAG ATTTCAAGGTCAAAGCCTCCTGACACTAATTGAGGAGGGCTTCCTGCAGATGCATGCCACTTCCTGCTCATGCAGTGCCTGTCTACATAATGAAGAAGCT GCTGGATCAATTCGTCTCCATCGTCCattcaagaggaaaaggagggagcgTTTCTTCCTTAACACTGAGAAGGCTCTGAAGCATGGAATTGCATCCAACCATTCATCTCCAACACCTACAG TGACTCTGCCTGTGTCTGGCCTTGGAGAGTTGGCAGTAGTTCCTGGATTGGTGTTGGGAGGAGCCACCCATTCCCCTGCACCCCTTGCCACTCCTCCAACCGCAGGCTCTTCTGACACATCACCTACTGTATCATTTGCTGGTCTGCCACTTGACAAAGCCTGGGAGCGCATGAGTGAG ATATTAGGGGGGCTTCAGCGAAATGTGTCTCAGGCACAAATTCTTCTTGATGAGCTGCGTGAAAGAACTCGTCAAGAGACTTTGAATCTACGCCAAAAACTTCagcaggaaaaagatgaagccTTGGCTCAGGCTAAGATTGAGGCGCAACTCTCAAACATTGCAAA GTCATCTGAAGGTTTTCTAGTCCAAGTCAGAGAAGATGATGGCAACCAGTCTTTACAGCCCATCATGCTGGACTCTCTGATCTCCAACACACCAACTTTAAACTCTGTGGCTCCCATTAACGGTGTTCAGAAAAAA caGTGTGTGAATTGTAATCGGGAAAGTGACTTTGAATGCTCAGGCTGCCAGAATCGAGCATACTGCAGCTCCTTTTGCCAGCGCCGGGACTGGCCAAGCCACCAAGCTGACTGCGGCCGATCAAGCCCCACTCAGGAGGATCCACTAAACACTGTGTCTCAGACTCCAGGCTACATTTTTATGCTTTCTGATTGA
- the LOC123498397 gene encoding deformed epidermal autoregulatory factor 1-like isoform X2 translates to MEDSVGCAGAGRPSGQGTLGSPRPPSAPLGKVVPAARDRLVDVITSPLRDVINPSHDVTLPGPEVTLTPTAALLTKGDCTSAASSSLLHEVPSPTTTTTTISITANVAAGLTPTTTTVTTTATASITTAKTTIKTTTTTALPDFKTTSNFNIEPDWKEAAQELVLWVRCKKTIAELHKNRFGSGSRGKCIKLGKEWFTPTEFEVHCGRSASKDWKRSIRFQGQSLLTLIEEGFLQMHATSCSCSACLHNEEAAGSIRLHRPFKRKRRERFFLNTEKALKHGIASNHSSPTPTVTLPVSGLGELAVVPGLVLGGATHSPAPLATPPTAGSSDTSPTVSFAGLPLDKAWERMSEILGGLQRNVSQAQILLDELRERTRQETLNLRQKLQQEKDEALAQAKIEAQLSNIAKSSEGFLVQVREDDGNQSLQPIMLDSLISNTPTLNSVAPINGVQKKCVNCNRESDFECSGCQNRAYCSSFCQRRDWPSHQADCGRSSPTQEDPLNTVSQTPGYIFMLSD, encoded by the exons ATGGAGGATAGTGTAGGATGTGCCGGGGCGGGGCGGCCTTCGGGGCAAGGCACACTCGGGTCACCTCGGCCTCCCTCGGCGCCGCTCGGCAAGGTCGTCCCCGCAGCTCGGGATCGGCTGGTTGACGTCATTACTTCTCCTCTGAGGGACGTCATCAaccccagccatgacgtcacgcTTCCTGGCCCTGAGGTTACCCTGACCCCCACGGCGGCACTGCTGACCAAG GGAGATTGTACATCTGCTGCAAGTTCCAGTCTCCTCCATGAGGTGCCTTcccctaccacaaccaccaccaccatctccatcacTGCCAATGTTGCTGCAGGCCTTACTCCGACCACTACTACagtcaccactactgccactgctagcATTACTACTGCCAAAACTACCATCaaaaccacaaccactactgccCTGCCAGACTTTAAAACCACCTCCAACTTCAACATTGAGCCAGACTGGAAGGAGGCAGCACAGGAGCTAGTGCTCTGGGTCAGATGCAAG AAAACCATTGCAGAACTCCATAAAAACAGATTTGGCTCAGGATCTCGTGGCAAGTGCATCAAATTGGGCAAGGAATGGTTCACTCCAACAGAGTTTGAGGTTCATTGTGGCCGTTCTGCCAGCAAAGACTGGAAACGGAGCATCAG ATTTCAAGGTCAAAGCCTCCTGACACTAATTGAGGAGGGCTTCCTGCAGATGCATGCCACTTCCTGCTCATGCAGTGCCTGTCTACATAATGAAGAAGCT GCTGGATCAATTCGTCTCCATCGTCCattcaagaggaaaaggagggagcgTTTCTTCCTTAACACTGAGAAGGCTCTGAAGCATGGAATTGCATCCAACCATTCATCTCCAACACCTACAG TGACTCTGCCTGTGTCTGGCCTTGGAGAGTTGGCAGTAGTTCCTGGATTGGTGTTGGGAGGAGCCACCCATTCCCCTGCACCCCTTGCCACTCCTCCAACCGCAGGCTCTTCTGACACATCACCTACTGTATCATTTGCTGGTCTGCCACTTGACAAAGCCTGGGAGCGCATGAGTGAG ATATTAGGGGGGCTTCAGCGAAATGTGTCTCAGGCACAAATTCTTCTTGATGAGCTGCGTGAAAGAACTCGTCAAGAGACTTTGAATCTACGCCAAAAACTTCagcaggaaaaagatgaagccTTGGCTCAGGCTAAGATTGAGGCGCAACTCTCAAACATTGCAAA GTCATCTGAAGGTTTTCTAGTCCAAGTCAGAGAAGATGATGGCAACCAGTCTTTACAGCCCATCATGCTGGACTCTCTGATCTCCAACACACCAACTTTAAACTCTGTGGCTCCCATTAACGGTGTTCAGAAAAAA TGTGTGAATTGTAATCGGGAAAGTGACTTTGAATGCTCAGGCTGCCAGAATCGAGCATACTGCAGCTCCTTTTGCCAGCGCCGGGACTGGCCAAGCCACCAAGCTGACTGCGGCCGATCAAGCCCCACTCAGGAGGATCCACTAAACACTGTGTCTCAGACTCCAGGCTACATTTTTATGCTTTCTGATTGA